The segment GACCGCGACAACGACGGCAAGGCCTGCGACTGGTCCTGACGGGCCGCCCGCCCCCGACCCGTGTCGGTCATCCGGGGCAGCCTGCCGGGTCCCTTCGGCGTGCGACACGCGCCGGGGGCCCCGCGCGGTGTACGGCTAGGGCATGACCCTTCCCGTTGACCGGCTCACCGACCCGGCCGTGCGTGCGTTCGTCACGGCCCTCAACGCCAATGACCAGACCGCCTTCCTGGAGACCCTGGCTCCAGGAGCGACCATGTCCGACGACGGGTCCGACCGGGACCTGGGCGAATGGACGGAGAAGGAGATCTTCGCCTCGCGCGGGCACATGGAGATCGAGTCCGAGAAGGGCGGCGGTCTCGATCTCGTCGCACGCTTCCGGAACGACACCTGGGGCGAGATGAAGACCCGCTGGCACTTCGTCGTCGAGGGCGGCAAGATCTCCCGCTTCGAGACCGGTCAGGCCTGACCCCGCCCACCGTCCGCACGTCGGGCGGGGCCGTCCCCGCCCAGGTCCGTGCGTCGGTCGTCCCCGCCCACCGTCCGTGCGTCGG is part of the Streptomyces sp. NBC_00250 genome and harbors:
- a CDS encoding nuclear transport factor 2 family protein; protein product: MTLPVDRLTDPAVRAFVTALNANDQTAFLETLAPGATMSDDGSDRDLGEWTEKEIFASRGHMEIESEKGGGLDLVARFRNDTWGEMKTRWHFVVEGGKISRFETGQA